A genomic segment from Effusibacillus lacus encodes:
- a CDS encoding TOTE conflict system archaeo-eukaryotic primase domain-containing protein yields MYAVRWESKNGKSGYSPACANEWNKAVCKKPKIKCSECAHRIFLPMTDQVSFDHLKGRHTIGIYPLLPDETCWFLAVDFDKTTWKEDSSCFLETCKQMKIPAALERSRSGNGAHVWIFFDNPVLASLARQLGCLILTRTMDKRYQIGLDSYDRLFPNQDTMPKGGFGNLIALPLHGNSGQYGNTLFLDDNHSPYQDQWLFLSTLNKMKADEVERIVQEESFKGSILGVNQTLVNDQEDFEVSLFQGPGFDKKIGDRIEGPFPSKVKIVQSNLIYIDKTGLPPSMINRILRIAAFPNPEFYKAQAMRLSTFGKPRVINCAEEHDRNLALPRGCLDQVLELLKDHNIQADFSDKRNPGNPIKVHFKGELTPLQDLAAKALLKHDNGILSATTAFGKTVVASYLIAARKVNTLVLVHRKQLMEQWRERLAAFLDIPLKEIGLIGGGKDKRGGLIDVAMLQSVNFRGVVKDFVAEYGQVIVDECHHLSAFSFEQVLRQVKAKYVTGLTATPIRQDGHHPIVMMQCGPIRFRVDAKSQATARPFEHVVIPRYTSFSLPEPNEKAGIHQIYEALALDENRNTLIFDDLLMALDEGRSPLLLTERTAHVEYFANRLKGFAKNVIVLRGGMGNKQRQQVVDKLQRIPDGEERVLIATGRFIGEGFDDPRLDTLFLAMPISWKGTLQQYAGRLHRLHSNKRVVRIYDYVDSHIPVLKRMYEKRMQGYRDMGYQTETKG; encoded by the coding sequence GTGTACGCTGTCCGGTGGGAGAGCAAGAACGGAAAATCCGGTTACTCCCCGGCGTGTGCCAATGAGTGGAACAAAGCGGTTTGCAAGAAACCGAAAATCAAATGTTCGGAATGCGCACATCGCATTTTTTTGCCGATGACGGATCAGGTGAGCTTTGATCATCTGAAAGGAAGGCACACGATTGGGATCTACCCTCTATTGCCTGACGAAACCTGTTGGTTTTTGGCAGTTGATTTTGACAAGACAACTTGGAAAGAAGATTCCTCCTGTTTTCTCGAAACGTGCAAGCAAATGAAGATCCCGGCAGCGCTTGAACGATCCCGGTCGGGGAATGGAGCGCACGTCTGGATTTTCTTTGACAATCCTGTCTTGGCATCGCTGGCCCGTCAACTCGGGTGCCTGATTTTAACCCGTACCATGGACAAAAGGTATCAGATCGGTTTGGATTCCTATGATCGTTTGTTTCCGAATCAGGATACGATGCCAAAAGGCGGTTTTGGAAATTTGATCGCCCTGCCTCTGCACGGGAATTCGGGCCAGTACGGCAATACGCTCTTCTTGGACGATAACCATTCACCTTATCAGGATCAATGGCTATTCCTTTCCACCTTGAACAAAATGAAGGCTGACGAAGTCGAACGAATCGTACAGGAAGAAAGCTTCAAAGGCAGCATTCTTGGGGTCAATCAAACATTGGTCAACGATCAAGAAGATTTCGAGGTTTCCTTGTTTCAGGGGCCGGGATTCGATAAAAAAATAGGTGACCGGATCGAGGGACCTTTCCCATCAAAAGTGAAAATTGTGCAAAGTAATCTGATCTACATTGATAAAACCGGGTTGCCTCCATCCATGATCAATCGTATATTGCGGATTGCCGCTTTTCCGAATCCCGAATTTTATAAAGCCCAGGCTATGAGATTGTCCACATTTGGCAAACCTCGCGTAATCAATTGCGCGGAGGAGCATGACCGGAACCTTGCTTTGCCAAGGGGATGTCTGGATCAGGTTCTGGAGTTATTGAAGGATCATAACATCCAGGCCGATTTTTCAGATAAACGGAACCCAGGTAACCCAATAAAGGTTCATTTTAAAGGAGAACTGACACCGCTGCAAGATCTTGCGGCGAAAGCGCTTCTGAAGCATGACAATGGGATTTTGTCCGCAACAACCGCCTTTGGCAAGACTGTGGTCGCCTCTTATTTAATCGCTGCACGTAAGGTCAACACATTGGTTTTGGTTCATCGCAAACAATTGATGGAGCAGTGGAGAGAACGATTGGCTGCATTCCTGGATATTCCGCTGAAGGAGATCGGTCTAATTGGAGGCGGAAAAGACAAGCGTGGCGGTTTGATCGATGTCGCGATGCTGCAAAGTGTCAATTTTCGGGGTGTGGTAAAAGATTTTGTTGCCGAATACGGTCAGGTCATCGTTGACGAATGCCACCATCTCTCAGCTTTCAGTTTTGAGCAAGTCCTTAGGCAAGTGAAAGCCAAGTATGTGACAGGGTTAACCGCTACACCAATCCGCCAGGACGGACATCATCCGATTGTCATGATGCAGTGTGGTCCGATACGGTTTCGGGTGGATGCCAAATCACAGGCAACCGCACGTCCTTTTGAACATGTTGTCATTCCAAGGTACACCAGTTTCAGTCTGCCGGAACCCAACGAAAAAGCGGGCATTCATCAGATCTATGAAGCTTTGGCGCTCGATGAGAATCGTAATACTTTAATATTTGACGATCTACTGATGGCTTTGGACGAAGGCCGGTCTCCCTTGCTGTTAACAGAACGAACTGCACATGTGGAGTACTTTGCAAATCGATTGAAAGGTTTTGCCAAAAATGTGATTGTGCTCCGAGGTGGCATGGGGAACAAACAGCGCCAACAGGTTGTTGACAAACTGCAAAGGATTCCGGATGGGGAGGAAAGAGTTCTGATTGCCACCGGACGATTCATCGGGGAAGGGTTTGACGATCCCCGGCTGGACACCTTGTTCCTCGCCATGCCAATCTCCTGGAAAGGCACTCTGCAGCAATATGCGGGACGATTACACCGTTTGCACAGTAACAAACGCGTGGTCCGGATCTATGATTATGTTGATTCCCACATCCCCGTGTTGAAGAGGATGTATGAGAAACGTATGCAGGGATACCGGGATATGGGGTATCAAACGGAAACGAAAGGATAG
- a CDS encoding alkaline phosphatase D family protein, translated as MDSRRRLFLKSLLAGSAFFLVENFNSNGLVKITMAAGNGKTASVPVFTPSFTPGYGFPQSVASGDPTPTGAMIWTRVDPEMVQGISTNQFDSGLIQWLENPNRSRVNSSVAEAIANGQFVMFEVSAAENFSSVALRGYAPIYKDFDNVVKVDLDGRLLHESVYYYRFITRFGHVTKTGKFKTLAESNSTPDNCRFAFVSCADYTNGYYNAYRFLAEESLDFVVHLGDYIYESVGDPNYQNPLPDRQIKLPGNTSKAFTLEDYRTLYRTYRSDPDLQKLHETHAVIAIWDDHEFANDTYYPAVAPDDSPESNPSRRLTANQVWFEYMPARLIFDASKGFKDSLKIYRAIRIGNLAELILTDERLYRSAHPCGEGLLGERYLADGCEKMNDPSQSMLGVATSGQRDWFLNRVQNSTAIWKIWGNEVQYTPLKLFGKYLNLDAWDGFAGERKIITQELKNAGVRNFLVITGDLHTYEANLVKVDYEQDPDHAAVGVEFMVGSVTSSNLKELVEQAVYGRVSGSNPIPLPVLQEILNQITGPVLNTSDVVVSEAIKKLSTLVLLENPWIKLFDSTTHGYCVMELAMNKAVCTAYSVDTVKSREAKKYLLWECEVPSGQASLNIVTR; from the coding sequence ATGGATAGCAGACGCAGGTTGTTTCTTAAATCTTTGCTTGCCGGTTCTGCCTTTTTCCTGGTAGAAAATTTCAACAGCAACGGTCTGGTGAAAATCACGATGGCAGCAGGTAACGGGAAAACAGCGTCCGTCCCTGTTTTTACCCCGTCCTTTACGCCGGGATACGGATTTCCGCAGTCGGTTGCATCCGGTGATCCGACCCCTACGGGAGCGATGATCTGGACAAGAGTGGATCCGGAAATGGTTCAAGGCATCAGCACAAACCAATTTGATTCCGGGCTTATACAATGGCTGGAGAATCCCAATAGGTCGCGCGTCAATTCTTCTGTTGCGGAAGCGATTGCGAATGGTCAATTCGTAATGTTTGAAGTAAGCGCGGCAGAGAATTTCAGCAGTGTGGCACTCAGGGGATACGCACCCATTTACAAAGACTTTGACAATGTTGTAAAAGTGGACCTGGATGGACGGCTCCTTCATGAGTCAGTTTATTATTACCGGTTTATCACCAGGTTCGGTCACGTGACGAAAACAGGGAAGTTCAAAACTCTGGCAGAATCCAATTCCACTCCGGACAACTGCAGGTTTGCCTTTGTGAGCTGTGCGGATTATACCAACGGTTACTACAATGCGTATCGTTTTTTGGCAGAGGAAAGCCTTGATTTTGTTGTGCACCTCGGTGACTATATCTACGAATCTGTCGGCGACCCCAACTATCAGAATCCTTTGCCGGACAGACAGATCAAATTGCCGGGAAACACCTCCAAGGCTTTTACATTGGAGGATTACCGGACATTGTACCGCACCTATCGATCCGATCCGGACTTGCAAAAGTTGCATGAAACTCATGCGGTGATTGCCATATGGGATGATCATGAATTTGCCAACGATACTTATTATCCGGCTGTTGCACCGGATGACAGTCCGGAATCAAATCCGTCGCGCCGGTTGACAGCCAATCAGGTGTGGTTTGAATATATGCCGGCCAGATTGATTTTTGATGCGTCAAAAGGCTTTAAAGACTCATTGAAGATTTACCGGGCGATACGCATTGGAAATCTGGCAGAGTTGATTCTGACTGACGAGAGACTGTACAGAAGCGCACATCCTTGCGGGGAAGGACTGCTTGGGGAGAGATATCTTGCCGACGGCTGCGAGAAAATGAATGATCCGAGTCAATCAATGTTGGGTGTTGCAACCAGCGGTCAGAGGGATTGGTTTTTAAACCGGGTTCAAAATTCGACCGCGATTTGGAAAATTTGGGGGAATGAAGTTCAGTACACACCGCTGAAACTGTTTGGAAAATACCTGAATCTGGACGCATGGGACGGATTTGCAGGCGAGCGGAAAATCATTACACAAGAATTGAAAAATGCGGGGGTCCGGAACTTTCTTGTAATTACCGGCGATCTTCACACATATGAAGCCAATCTCGTCAAAGTGGACTACGAACAAGACCCGGATCACGCAGCCGTCGGGGTTGAGTTTATGGTCGGGTCTGTGACATCCTCCAATCTTAAAGAATTGGTGGAACAGGCTGTTTACGGCAGGGTTTCCGGCTCGAATCCGATTCCGCTTCCCGTATTGCAAGAGATTCTGAATCAAATTACCGGTCCTGTCCTGAACACGAGTGACGTAGTGGTGAGCGAAGCAATCAAGAAATTGTCAACTCTCGTACTGTTGGAAAATCCATGGATCAAATTGTTTGACAGCACAACGCACGGATATTGTGTTATGGAACTTGCTATGAACAAGGCCGTTTGTACGGCATACTCCGTTGATACAGTAAAATCGCGCGAAGCAAAAAAGTACCTGTTATGGGAATGTGAAGTTCCCAGCGGCCAAGCGAGTCTGAATATTGTTACGCGCTAA